Genomic window (Gadus chalcogrammus isolate NIFS_2021 chromosome 3, NIFS_Gcha_1.0, whole genome shotgun sequence):
TTAGTATATCCTTTGATCAGATAAGGCTTAGTAAGGTGCCTAACTTGCGGGGCAAACGGGTTACCTAACCAGCCTCAGTGTTTAGAGAGCGGTTAGGAAGCACAcactgtaactgtgtgtgtgtatgtgtgtgtgtttgtgtttgtgtgtttgtgtacctctGCGCTGTTCCAGTCCACCCTCCTGTTGGTGAGGGTGAAGCAGCGACCATCGTGGCTAAACCAACCGTCTGGACAGAAGACAGCTTGagctagaaagagagagagacaaaacgctatgagctagagagagagagagagagagagagagagagagagagagagagagagagatagagagagagagagagagagacaaacgctatgagctagagagagagagagagagagagagagagagagagagacaaacgctatgagctagagagagagagagagagagagagagagagagagagagagagagagagagagagagagagagagagagagaggagatagagagagggagagagagagagagagagagaaaacgctatgagctagagagagagagagagagagacaaaacgCTATGagctagatagagagagagagagagagagagagagagagagagagagagagagagagagagagagagagagagagatagagagagagagagagaatactttacaagctagagagagacagacagacagacaggtaccttctGGCTTCTCAGACTGCGGGTCTTGCAGCTCGTTTGGGTGTTCTACCAGAGGCTCTGGAGATAAGTAGACATTAAGTAcagcatatatattatatacacacacacaaacctatatTTATCTattcacacatatatacatagacacacatatacatatgtatatgtatatactgtatacatatgGATATATAGCTTATGACAGTAGTATTATATGAGCCAGTCACCTGCTACTTCCTTCATGGCTTTCTCAGAAGGTGCTGCCGCCATCACTACCTCCTTCAAGACCCCCTCCTTCTGTTTAAGCTCCTCCTCTATCTGTCTCAACGCCACATCCGCTTTGGGAACGACAGCTGTGGATGATATAGTGAAAGTCCCTGAACCACGAGACAATGTGGACATGAATCCTTCATCATCATGTTTCAGGGTAGGAACCAGGAATGACGGAGTGATGGAACAAAGCTCACCTGCAAGGACAGGTACAGCTTCACTTTTTACCACGGCAACTCCTTGCTTCCCGCCCTTGACAGCTGGAGCTGCAGATCAAAGAAATATAGGCgacatcattctctctctctctattcatatacgtatacatacatatatgtatatatatgtctctctcgctctctcatcaggatgacctctgacctgcagTTGCAATGCAGAGCATCGCAAACAGAAACCACACTGTTGCCATAGTGATGAATGAATAagtctgctgtcttgagatacctgagagagagagagacagagagacagaaagagagacagagagagagagagagagagagagagagagagagagagagagagagagagagagagagagagagagagaaatagatctgttacaacacaaaaacaaggaTCATCAAAAATGTAATGTCAGACATCTGAGAATATCTTATTGAAAGTTTGGAATGAAAAGGAAGACAAACCGGTAGGTGTGATCCGTCTTCAGGTGTCTTCAGGTGTGTTCAGGTTTAGTGCAGAGAGCAGTCCTTAtgtacccatacacacacgcacacacctcattgTCCGAAGACCAGGAGACGTAGGGAGGTGGGAGGACTCTCATGAGGGAGTGGGATGGAGGAAGAAGGAACAGATTTTTCCCGTCTGGGATTATAAAGTATGACCTTTTCTTATCTCCTAAAGAACCCTTTAAGGGTTAATCATCCTCATCTTAATTAGCCTCATTAACTCAAATTAGGTATCAGATTACAGATGGTTCAATCAGGAAGGGTTCAGTGTGGTCCGTGTGTCCGGGGGAAAgcgatgcatcatgggaatgtATGTTTTTCTATCTGGTCCAAACCCACGAGACAATATTGATTGAGGGGGACAGGTAAAAGCTGATCTACATACATATTGTCGTTTGAAACCTTTGATCATTTACCAAGTATATACAAACCAACCAAACTTGACAGTCCGTCtcgctatctgtctgtctgtcttggttCCCAGGAATGCTGAGTAGACCTTTCACCCAGGAAGAAAACGCCTCGTCCAGTTAACCAGAACAGCATTACTCAGTAGGCAGTAAAACCATCTGCTGTTCTTCCCTACATGACTACACTGGTTTACAGTTATGGTTAAACTTGTCTACAGTAATGACTACACTGGGTTAGTTATGACTACACTGGTTTACCGTAATGGTTACACTGGTCTACAGTCATGACCACACTGGTTTACAGTAATGACTTCACTGGTTTAGTTATGACTACACTGGTTTACAGCAATCAGAACACTGGTCTAAAGTAATGACTTCACTATATCACTATTATCACTATAATGTTGGATTATTTATTAGTATAATCCAGGTTCAACCTTTTAGGCTTCTTTGAGCGGGAATCTATCTAGCAAACTATGCTTATTTCATCTAGTGTTTCATTTAAAAGGCACAGGTGATGATATGTATATTGTATAACATATCAAACCCTAACGGCTTTAATTAAGACTGAGTTTATGATATTATGcaataaaatattattaaaataaaacgcCTCCGAGGCGGATTTGTTGCAGCGACCTAAAGATCCCTGCCGTAACCGGCGTAGATACACCACACCATCCTCCCATCTACCAAGTGAGCAAAGGGAGGACATCAGTCGAAGACTGAGCGGTTTCATAATTAATCACCGAATGTTTTTCATATGCATGACTGTTAAACATCATAACGGTGGCTGGCACCGTTATAATGACACTAGATGGCACTAGAACCGACTAGAACGGTGTTTACAAAGCACAACAGGAaacagaagaggaagaaaaaggaGGCGGAATAATGGCGGAATAACATCCCTtattacaaaaacaacaatttaaGCTTTTAAAATCCTCACATTTTATTTAACTACGCGCAGATTGCCTACAATGGGCAGCAAGACGAGCGACTCGTTCCACGTCCAGTTGGCGTCTATAGTAGAAGTGCTGGCCAACACGGCCGTGGCTGAGATCTGCAAACTTGTAGACGATGGCTATGCGATGCTGCATCTTGAAATctcacagagccagagagagatcgACAACCTTCGACGCAAACTGCTGTTGGCCAAACTCCAGAGTTCCCGACGGAACCACGTGGTGGACCGACCTGGCGCGCTGCGACGCGCGTCTCCTCGCGTGTCCGTCAGGTCGAGAAGCGTCAACCCCGTGGAGTATTTCAGAGCAAAAGGCAAACAGCCGCTGTCAGTGACGGAAGGCGTGGAAGATGATCCAGTCATTATTAAGGTGGAAGGCAGAGCGCAGGGTGAGTGGGCATTACGTGACTATTTGCGTGCAACGTACTGTTGTCAATCAGGACGTTGATATGAACAGTGACAGGGACCCCAGTTAGGAAGTGAAACAAGTTTACGGTGCCAACTGGTTTCCGATCTATCTGTTACCAGTGAATGTGGCTGATGTGATTGTTATTACTTAAGTTAAGTGAACCAGATGTAGTGTCGGAACCGGTCGGTATTCAGTTGAGGGATTAAAATACAGGCTACTCAATCGCATTGACATGGCCAATAATGCCTAATAGACGGGTAACGGTTAGCTGAAGAACTGACAGGCGAGCAAATCCAACCGTAATCTTTGCTCAGATCAACAGTTCTTGACTTATTGTTGTTGTGCGTTGATTTGCAAAACTGAAGATAAATGGCCTACTGATGATAAATGTAGATGAAAACAAAGGAAAGAGAATAACAAATCCATAAAAAGCTGTAGATAAATACAAATGAAAGACAACACAAGACTGTTATGAATGATGTGTCATGACAATCAGGAAACGGGTTCAGTTGAATCTTTATCTGAATTCTATGAGGAATGTCAGTCTCCCGTAAATGGGGAATGACCTTCCTTATATGTTGATAACGTTCTTGTATCTTTATTGTTGacctgttttgtctgtctgtttgtcataCCGCAAAATGTCCTTATCAAATACACTTTGATGCTTTGATAtgcagcaaaacaaaaaaagtttcTATCCACTTCTCTTCTTACAGCCAAGGTTCTCCCAGGGCTGTTAGGTCCATGGTTTTATCCAGGGCTGTTGGGTCCATGGTTCTCCCAGGGCTGTTAGGTCCATGGTTTTCCCCAGGGCTGTTAGCTCCATGGTTCTCCCAGGGCTGTTATGCCCATGGTTCTCCCAGGGCTGTTAGGTCCATGGTTCTCCCAGGGCTGTTAGGTCCATGGTTCTCCCCGGGCTGTTAGGTCCATGGTTCTCCCAGGGCTGTTAGGTCCATGGTTCTCCCAGGGCTGTTAGGTCCATGGTTCTCCCAGGGCTGTTAGGTCCATGGTTCTCCCAGGGCTGTTGGGTCCATGGTTCTCCCAGGGGTGTTAGCTCCATGGTTCTCCCAGGGCTGTTAGGTCCATGGTTCTCCCAGGGCTGTTAGGTCCATGGTTCTCCCAGGGCTGTTAGGTCCATGGTTCTCTCAGGTCCATGTCCGAGCGTAGCCCTCAACATGGCTCCATGTGTTTGTCTCCGTAGACGCCGTCGGACCCTCTACGCACACGCCAGCGCCCCCGGCCTCGGCACTCCCGGGACCCCCAAGTGGATCTCCCCCGGTCGCCGCGGGCAACCAGACCCCAGACCGGACCCACTCCTCCCGGGACCAGGCCTGCTACTGGGAGAGCTACCCGGTCCCCCCAGTGTCCCTTGGCGACAGCGCGGTCAACCCGGCGACGGGGGGAGACGGTGGGGACTGGGCCGGGGCCGCCCTGGGGGAGCTGGGGGATGAGGTGTCTGGCCTCGAGGTGGGGGGGCGCTGGGGGGCGGAGCCCGTTCCCGtcaaagaggaggtggaggccagGGAGTCGTGGCTCACTGGGGAGGGGCTcagtggagaggagggaggaggggaggatgagATGGACGCTGCAGGAGCCAATGGGAGCGCTCTGTTTAGGACGTTTGACCTGGAGGGCGGAGGAAGATCAAAGTTCTCCTCGGGGAACTTCAAAACATTCATGggacgctcctcctcctcctcgtcgttaGCGAACCGCGCATCGAACAGCCGtcagcacctcctcccctcctcctcctcctcctccttccccagcCGGGCCCCCCTGCCCCTGGGCCCAGGGGGAGAGCCACTGTTCCGCTGCGACGTCTGCGGGAAGTCCTTCACCAAGTTCCCGTCCCTGCGGAGGCACGAGCGCGTCCACACAGGGGAGAAGCCCTTCTCCTGCCGGCACTGCGCCAAGCGCTTCTCCCACAGCCACCAGCTGAAGAACCACGAGCGCACCCACACCGGAGAGAAGCCCTTCCGTTGCAACGTCTGCGGCCGCTGCTTCGCCCAGTCCAACCACATGAAGAGGCACCTGCGCACGCACGCCGCACCCAACGGGATCCAAACCGCCGACCCGCTGGGCCGGTAGCCGGGACGCCGCGTTCGTCTCTGAACATTTGACAAGGAGTGTTTCGTCCCCGTCCTAGCATCCAGGTGGAAAGTGGGAACGTTCTGTGAACTCCCGATCTCCAGGGCTCTGCTTGTGGGTGAGGTGGGAAGCGggcatattttttttatgtgttattAAAGTCAAAACTGTGTATTAAAATCACTTGGGTGAATTGTGTCAACATTGTGTGATTTATCAAGCGAGTTTTACATATGAAGTTAAAgttgctgtaggtaagatttgagagttgtaaagagagagaggaagatgaggttTGGAAACTGAACAACCACagcatctcctccctccctttaatTCGGCCCGCGTTGCGTTCACACACCTCAACGTTGTGCGGTGCGTGATTGACAGAGAAGACGGATTCCCCCTGACCAATCTGAGTTGAAATCCCGATTCTATCTTGCAGAGGCCGTTGCAGTCAAAGAGGAACAAATATTATCAAAGTATTTCGCTTCCGAACAGCTGATCGATGGCTgtggcatttctaacaaattgtatgaaaataatatatatcaatatctgACCTACAGCACTTAAAGTAAGACTATATTGTGGTGTGAAATGTTTTGGGATGAAtttataatatacataatattgaCAGGTTACTAATAAAATCAATACTCTTAATGATTTGGTTTATTGATTGTTCCACACAAtgagttttttttctccatttcCCTACATTTAACTGAATGCATATTTCATGAACATGTATCCATGTAGCACCATTTTAGTGTCTGCTTTCTGTGAAATATTGACAAAATTGCTAATAacctaataaatatatatatatatatatatatatatatattattgaggACCAGTGTACTGATTAGTGTAAACCAGTGTAGTCATAACTAAACCAGTGAAGCCATTACAGGAAACCAGTGTAACCACTACTGGAAAGTGGTGGTTATTACTATAGAGCAGTGTAACCATTAATTGAAACCAGTCTAGTCATAACAAAACCAGCATTGCAGGAAACTAATGAAGTCATAACTAAACTAGTGTGGTCATTACTGTAGACCAGTTTTACCATTCCAGGAAACCAGTGGTGTCATAACTAAACCAGTGTGGTCATTACTGTAGACCAGTGTAACCATTACTGTAAACCAGTGGATTCATAACTCAACCAGTGAAGTCATAAACAAGTTTGGTAATTACTGTAGACCAGTGTAACCACTACTGTAAACCATTGTTGTCATAACTAAACCAGTGTGGTCATTACTGTAAACCAGTGTAGTCATAACTAAACCAGTGAAGTCATAACTAAACCAGTGGTCATTACTGTAGACCAGTGTAACCATTACTGTAAACCAGTGTAGTCATAAACTAACCCAGTGTAGTCATTACTGTAGACCAGTGTAACCATTACTGTAAACCAGTGTAGTCATGTAAGGTAGAACAGCAGATGGCTTTACTGCCTACTGAGGAGTGCTGTTCTGGTTTACTGGACGAGGCGTTTGCTTCCGGGGTGAAAGGTCAACGATAAGTCTACTGAGCATACCTGGGAACCAGGCGTGGGCAAGACAGGagagtggtgtggtgtgtgtatataaggAGCCTGGCACTCTGCAACACACCCGTGTGCACCTGTGTACAGATCACACCTGTATCCACCTGAGGAAAGATCACACCTACGGTTTGTCTTCCATTCATTCCAGCCGTTGTCAGATGTGGGACATTTGGTTCTttctcctgttttttttttctaacaatCATTTTTACTctccgtctctatctctctctctctctcagacagtgGGTTTCATTCATCTCCATGGCTACATTGTTGTTCCTGTTTGCAATGCTCTGCATTGCAACTGCAGGTCAGTGGTCATCCTGACACATATAATGCAGcatatatatatgcgtgtgtgtgtgtgtatataacatATTGTTAATGTCTGCTTTTCTCCAGAGCCTCTAGTAGAACACACAAAGGAGCAGGCAGATCTACAGTCTGGAAACCAagaaggtacctgtctgtctgcgtgcgtgtctctccctctaccatctacctcgtctctctctccctttctagcTCATAACTTatagtctctttctctctctctctctctctctctctagctcataacgtactgtctctctctctacttcataacatattgtctctctctctttagctcataagttattgtctctctctctctctctctctctagcgaGCTCGGTCCTCTGTCCAGCTGGTTGGTTTAATCACGGCTCACGCTGCTTCCTCTACGTTGACAACCCCCTGGGCTGGAACGACGCAGCGGTACACACTCGCTTTCGGCTACGAACGTGTTAATTCGTAGCTAACGTGTAACCATCGGAAAAAACGTCACGAATAGCAGTTACTATCGAGCGTGAACTGTCAGTAGTTGATAACTAATCGTTAACTATTGTAACTATTTTGGAACTAATGGAACTAACGCGTAGTCGACAGGCTATCGGTAACAGTTGATAGCTATTGTGAAACTATCGTAACTAGTTAACTATTGCTAACTAGCTCGTTATCTCAGGATCACTGCAAGAAGATTGGCGCAAACCTGGCCTCCATCCACAACCCCACTGAGAACAACTTCATGCAGCTACTGGTCCAGGTGGGGAACAACGACGCGTGGATAGGAGCCTACTACCTGCAGGTACAACACCCACCCCTGTCCACCCACCAGCCCTCAGCTCACTGTTCACagttcataccccccccccccccccccccccccttcagctcACTGGTCACGGttaaccagccccccccccccccccccccccccccagcctttgGTGCACACCATGATTTGATTTGCTTAATGCACTCCCTTGATAACccttaataatataattagtaCATGATCCTTAATGCACATCTTGATAACCCTTAATAATACCATTAGCATTTTCCATCTGTTCTTGCTGCTGTACTGTGATGTCCTTCCTGGATCTATAAAGAACCGTTTGATCTCATCTGATCCTGACAGACTCAATGGAGATGGATCGATGGTGAAGGGTTGTACTACAGCGACTGGATTGGCATGTCTTCAGCCTCCAGCAACCCCTGTGCCTACCTACGCAAGAATAGTAagtctgtctgtggttctgtctgCCAGTCTGGGCCCGCCCAGCAGCACCAGTATGTCTGTCTATAGTTCTGTCGGCCAGTCTGTCATTTGTTTCCATGTTATCTGACgttgttctgttttgttttgttttcagacGGTTGGGGCAACTCTGTCTGTAGCACCAATCGGAGATTCATCTGCAGTACAAAACCTGGCAACTGCTAGCTATCTGGCTAACATGTCCAAAGCTTGCTGATGGGTATCCCTATTTGGGTTCAAGGCTTTGGATCTTACTCCTGCATGTTTATTATGGActtaagtaataataataagtacggtagtaataataatacgtTTATAATTATACGTTTATTTTATAAAGCACATTTCTCACACTCAAGGTTGCTTTACAGTCTCAtgagcacacacagaacaagacagcaacacaacacagataaaaaaatatatatatatatatatatacacacacacatacacacacacacacacacacacacacacaccactatgcAGTGGTGACAGAGGAGACGAAGTGTTCTTGGAACAGAAAGGTCT
Coding sequences:
- the LOC130379748 gene encoding rheacalcin-1-like produces the protein MATLLFLFAMLCIATAEPLVEHTKEQADLQSGNQEASSVLCPAGWFNHGSRCFLYVDNPLGWNDAADHCKKIGANLASIHNPTENNFMQLLVQVGNNDAWIGAYYLQTQWRWIDGEGLYYSDWIGMSSASSNPCAYLRKNNGWGNSVCSTNRRFICSTKPGNC
- the LOC130379727 gene encoding zinc finger and BTB domain-containing protein 17-like, translated to MGSKTSDSFHVQLASIVEVLANTAVAEICKLVDDGYAMLHLEISQSQREIDNLRRKLLLAKLQSSRRNHVVDRPGALRRASPRVSVRSRSVNPVEYFRAKGKQPLSVTEGVEDDPVIIKVEGRAQDAVGPSTHTPAPPASALPGPPSGSPPVAAGNQTPDRTHSSRDQACYWESYPVPPVSLGDSAVNPATGGDGGDWAGAALGELGDEVSGLEVGGRWGAEPVPVKEEVEARESWLTGEGLSGEEGGGEDEMDAAGANGSALFRTFDLEGGGRSKFSSGNFKTFMGRSSSSSSLANRASNSRQHLLPSSSSSSFPSRAPLPLGPGGEPLFRCDVCGKSFTKFPSLRRHERVHTGEKPFSCRHCAKRFSHSHQLKNHERTHTGEKPFRCNVCGRCFAQSNHMKRHLRTHAAPNGIQTADPLGR
- the LOC130379741 gene encoding struthiocalcin-1-like, translated to MATVWFLFAMLCIATAAPAVKGGKQGVAVVKSEAVPVLAAVVPKADVALRQIEEELKQKEGVLKEVVMAAAPSEKAMKEVAEPLVEHPNELQDPQSEKPEAQAVFCPDGWFSHDGRCFTLTNRRVDWNSAEDHCKSLGAHLASIHNPADNRFLKQLVTLGGQNDVWIGSYFLQTRWRWIDGTGMYYQDFLSTSSSTSSACTCLRSSGWAKASCSSNMRFICSTSPGSC